One segment of Mycolicibacterium sp. YH-1 DNA contains the following:
- a CDS encoding polysaccharide deacetylase family protein yields the protein MAQLNRRTFFQACALGAVVASTPVFRAGASPWPVPGARVAPPVGVLTRLPGEGTQLALTVDDGCSTADVAAIGQFCAATGMRLTFFVNGDNPSWTVNAPLLQPMVASGQIQMGNHTWSHPNITHISPAAVADEIARNATFLRNTYGVDGTPYFRPPFGDHNPDTDRIAADHGYSTITLWSADIGDSLPINEAAMIANAQNQFQAQQIVLAHANLPPISRVLPQLSGIIAGRGLQAVTLNDVFS from the coding sequence ATGGCTCAATTGAATCGCCGGACGTTCTTCCAGGCCTGCGCGCTCGGCGCCGTGGTGGCGAGCACCCCCGTCTTCAGAGCCGGCGCATCGCCGTGGCCGGTTCCCGGGGCCCGGGTGGCGCCACCCGTCGGCGTACTCACCCGCCTCCCCGGTGAGGGAACTCAACTGGCTCTCACTGTCGATGACGGGTGCAGCACCGCCGACGTCGCCGCCATCGGGCAGTTCTGCGCCGCCACCGGGATGCGGTTGACCTTCTTCGTCAATGGGGACAACCCCTCCTGGACCGTCAACGCTCCCCTCCTGCAACCGATGGTCGCCTCCGGGCAGATCCAGATGGGCAACCACACCTGGTCCCATCCGAACATCACGCACATCAGCCCCGCCGCGGTCGCCGACGAGATCGCTCGAAACGCCACGTTCCTACGCAACACCTACGGTGTCGACGGGACTCCGTACTTCCGACCGCCCTTCGGCGACCACAACCCCGACACAGACCGCATAGCCGCCGACCACGGCTACAGCACCATCACGCTGTGGAGCGCCGACATCGGCGACTCGTTACCGATCAACGAGGCAGCGATGATCGCCAACGCCCAGAACCAATTCCAGGCTCAGCAGATCGTGCTCGCTCACGCGAACCTGCCTCCGATCAGCCGCGTGCTGCCACAGCTCTCCGGCATCATCGCCGGAAGGGGTCTGCAGGCCGTCACGCTCAACGACGTGTTCTCCTGA